The following is a genomic window from Halobacterium sp. R2-5.
TACGCGACCCAGCGCCAAAACCGTACTCGCCGATTAGAACAGCGCGTCGCTCTCGTCGAGCACCGTCGCGGGGCCGCCGACCTCCCAGACGTCCGTCTCGACGCCGCAGTCCGCGATTGCCTCTTCGACCTCGTCGGCGTACTCGGCGCGCGTGTTCACGTAGACGGTCGCGCCGGTGTCCGTCGAGAAGTACGCGGGGACGCCCTCCTCGCTGCGGAGCTCTCGGACGGCGTCGAACACCTCGATGGTGTCCGGCTTCCAGTACACCCACCCCGACGGGCCGGTCATCGTCGTCGCGGCCAGCGACAGCGAGTCGTGTTCGGCGGTCTCGAACACGCGCTCGAAGTCGCCCTCGCGGAGGGCGTCCCGCGCCTCCGCCAGTTGCGCGTGGATGTGCGAGAGGCGGGCCTCGAACATGTGGCTGTCCGCGGCCTCGGCGTGCGCGTGCCCGGTCTCCTTGTACGAGGGGACTTTCGCGATGACGATGCGGAGGTCGTCGACGAACTCCTCGGGGACGTCGAGGCGCTCGCTCCGGCAGTCCTCGTCGTTCAGGCCCGTGTGGAGGTCGGAGAAGCCGCCCGTGACCGCGCGCGCCGCGGACGCAGACCCGCGCCGCGCGATGGTCGAGATCTCGGGCAGCGAGAGGTCGAGGCCGGCGGCCTCGGTGGCCGCGCGAGCGAGCGCCGCGAACCCGGACGCCGACGACCCGAGGCCGATGTTCGACTGGAAGTTGTTCACGCTCTCGACGTGCACGCGGTGGTCGACGCCCGCGCGCTCGCGCACCTCGTCGACGACCTTCCGGATGCGGTCGGCGCCCGAGCCGTCCTCGACCTCGCCGTCGATGACGTAGGTGTCCTCGTCGCGCTCGGGGTCGAACTCGACGGTCGTCGTCGTGTTGCTCGGCGCGGTGCAGACGCTGATAGAGTCGTGGTAGGGGAGTCGGAGCTGCTCGTCTCGCATCCCGTGGTACTTCACGATGCCCTGAATCGGGTGGGCTCGCGCGGTCGCTTTCATACCCCGACGGGGGTCTGTCGCGCGCATAAACGTCCCGGAAGCCGGCCGGCGCTCGCGCTATCCGGGCCGGGAGTTGGGGCTGACAGGCGGCACGCTGGAGCGAGTACGGCAGGACGGCGTGCCGCGCTCCCGCGGACGCCCTGCCGCCGCAGTCACGTCACGCGGTGTCTTGCTCCCGGCCCCGTATTTGAACGTTCGCCCGGTTCCGTTACAGGGAAAGGCGCGCCGTCCGAGGTCCGGGTATGGGAACGCCGCTGGACACGCGCGAGGCACAGGTCGAGGAGGTCATCGACCGCCTCAGCGACGAGTACCCCGACCCCGAGATCTCGCTGAACTTCTCGAACCGCCTCGAACTGCTGGTCGCCGTGATTCTCTCCGCGCAGTGCACCGACGAGCGCGTGAACAAGGAGACCGCCCACCTCTTCGAGACGTACGAGTCCGTCGAGGACTACGCGAACGCCGACGAGGAGGAGCTCGCAGAGGACCTGAACTCCATCACGTACTACAACAGCAAGGCCGGCTACATCAAGAGCGCCGCGCAGTCGATGGTCGAGGAGCACGACGGCGAGGTGCCGGACACGATGAGCGAGCTCACCGACCTCTCGGGCGTCGGCCGGAAGACCGCGAACGTCGTGCTCCAGCACGGCCACGACATCACGGAGGGCATCGTCGTGGACACGCACGTCCAGCGCATCTCGCGGCGCCTCGGCATCACCGAGGAGGAGCGCCCGGAGGCCATCGAGGAAGACCTGATGCCGGTCGTCCCGCGCGAGCACTGGAAGAACTACACGCACTGGCTCATCAGCCACGGCCGCGACACGTGCACCGCGCGCAACCCCGACTGCGCGGACTGCGTCCTCGAAGACGTCTGTCCGTCCTCGAAGCTCGACAGCGACGTCGACCTCGCGGACGGCAGCGAGTGGTAGCGCGGCGGTAAGCGAGCGTTTGGCTCCCGCTCGGCGGACTCAAATCGCGGCTTTAGCTTTAGGAGGTGCTTTGAAGGAGCGACGTGTAGCCCAGCGTAGATGGCTGGGAACCGCCTACTCCCGTCGCGTTCGACAGTCGAGCGCGGCGACGGCTCGCGAGTCGTCGGCATCCGCGAGGACGCCGCCGACGAGGTGTTCGAGGCGCTGTCCTCGAGCACCGCTCGCGAGATTCTCGCCGCACTGTACGAGGAGCCCGACACCGCCTCCAGCGTCGCTGAGGACTGCGATACGTCGCTCCAGAACGCGACCTACCACCTCGAGAAGCTCGTGGACGCGGACCTCGTGGAGGTCGCGGACACGTGGTACTCCGAGCAGGGCCGCGAGATGAAGGTGTACGCGCCCGCCTCCGAGTCGCTGGTCGTGTTCGCGGCCGACGAGGCGTCGAAGCCGTCGCTGAAGGAACGCCTCATGCGCGTGCTCGGCGCGGTCGGCGTGCTCGGCGTCGCGAGTCTCGTCGTCCAGCGGCTGTTCGGGGGGCGGGGCGCGCCGACGGAGTACCAGAGCAGCGGCGACGGCGGCGCGGGCGCGGCCGCGACCACCGAGGGCGGCGACGTCGGCATCATGAACGAGCAGGTCACGGAGACGGCCAACGCGACCACGACGGTCGCCGAGAGCGCGCAGTCGACCGCGCAGGGACTCCCGCCGGGCGCGCTGTTCTTCGCCGGCGGGCTGCTCGTGCTCGCGATCGTCGTCGGGTACGTCTGGTACCGGGGCCGGTAGTCAGAACTCCGTCCGGTACTTCATCACGAACCGCGCGACGCCGAGCACCCACGCCGCGAGCCAGCAGAGCACGTAGCCGACGACGCCGGCGCGCAGCCGGAGCCGCCACGCGCTCATGTTCTCGTGAATCTCGTCGAGGTCGACGTCCTGATCGGGGTCGTTGTAGAGGTTGTACTCGCGTTTCGCGCGCAGGATGGGGACGATGCCGGTGAGCGCGAACGCCAGCAGCGCGTACGCCTGCACGCCGAAGAACGCGTGTAGCACCGCGAACCCGCCGAGCTGGTCGAACAGCTGCGGGACCATCCAGACGACGACCGGGACGGTGTTGAGCGCGAGCCCGACGAAGATGTACGAGAGGTGGTGCCTGAGCGTCCCCCACGTGACGGTCTCGGCGTCGATGATGATCCACGCGCCGTAGAGGTAGCACGGGAAGCTCGCGGTGACCAGCACCGCGGCGACGCTCGCCACCGTCACGTCCTCGACCATGCCGAGCGATTCGCCCGGCGCGACTAAACGGGTTCGGCTTCTCCCGGACGGCGAAAACGTCGCGACGACCACACCGCCGAGCAAGCAGCTGTCGACGTTTCAGCCTGCACAAGACGTTTACCGGCTTCTCGCGCAGACCGAGGTATGTCTCCGACGCGCATCGCGGCCGTCGCCCTCCTCGTCGCCGTCGCGGGCTGTACCGGCCTCGCACCGCCTGACGGTGCGGGGACGACCGTACCCGCGACCGCACCGACCACCGAAGAGCCGACCGCCGAGACGACCCAGCCGCACACCGGCGTCGGCACTTCCCACGCGCCTGACCACCTGACCGTGCGCGCTGGCGCGGGCGTCGAGAACGTCACTGTGACGCTGGCGCCCGACGGAGACGACGGGACCCACGGGGTTCCGGCTGGCCGCGAGGTCGACCTCACGCGCGAGGTTCACGACCGCGGCCACGACGTCCACGTCGTCGTCGAGCGCGGCGGCGAAGTCGTCTACGAGGCGGATGTCCTCGGGTACGAGTACCACAGGGTGACCGTCGACCAGAACGACACCGACGTCACGATGTCTGTCGTGTAGGTCGGAAGCGTTTACCCGCTTCGCGCGCAACGCCGACGTGATGACAGACTCCAACGCCGGCGGGGACGAGCCGTCCGCGCCGGACGAGGAGCCCGACGCCGAGACGCCGGCGGAACTCCGCGAGCAGGTCGAGTCGGAGTACGACTTCGAGGAGTTCGGCCCGCGCGAGATGGCCGAGATGTCCGCCGAGGAGTGGGACGCCGCCTTCGACCCCGACACGTGGATCACGGGCGAGCGGCTGCTCGACCGCGTCGAGGACGACCTCCGGCACCGCGTCGCCACTCGGGACGTGTTCGCGGTCGTCGAGCGCGACAGCATCGACGGCGAACCGGTCGTGCTCGCGTACTCCGACGAGGGGTACGCGGTCGTCTACGCCGACGGTACCGTCGAGGGCCGCGGCACCGTCCTCCGGGACGTGAAGCCGACGGTCGCGCTCTGCTCGATGGACGACTACGACGTCCCGGACGCCCCCGAGAGCGCGGGCCTCCCGGACCCCCAGGAGGTCCCCGAGGGGAGCGGCGGCCTCGGTACGACGCTGCTCCAGTACATCGGCCTCGCGCAGGTCGTCGTCGGCGTCGTCCTCTTCCTCTCGCCGTTCGTGTACGACCCGCTCGTGCGCACGTGCGACCCGGTCGCTCCGGGGTCGACCGCGCGCGCCTGCTCGATTGGTGGGACGGCCCTGGAGCTGTACCCGCTCGGCGACTCCGCCATCATCGCCGCCATCGCTGGCGTCGGGTTCGTGCTGTTCGGGGCGCTGATGCTGGTCGTCGTCGCGAACGCCCGGCTGTCCGACCGCTTCCGCTCCGAGGAGTTCCGCAACCGCCTGCGCTCGGCCGGACTCGGCGACGGCGAGCGACCGTCGTTCGTGCCCGAGACGGACAGCCGCCGGGACCGCTCGGACGGCCCCTGAACGCCGTCTGAGCCCCGGTACCGCGGGTCTCCTCCCGGACAGCCATCGGTGGGTTTATGCGGATGCCATCCTGATTCAGGACTGTATGAAGAGGCGGGACTTTCTGAAGATTGCGACCGGTTCGGCCGGCGGCGCTGCAGCCATCGGCGCAGCCGGCGCTCGGTCGTCCTCCACGTCCGCCGCCGTCCAGGAGGGCGAAGGGAACAACACGACCTCCGGGAACGGCACCGCCGAGAACGGGACTGCACAGAACGGCACGGAGCAGTCCGGCGACGGCGAGGGCGAGAGCGGGGACGGTGAACTCCCGGGCGCTGGGACGACGAAGACCGTCACGGTCGGTCCCGGCGGAAACAACGTCTTCGAACCCGAGACCGTCTACATCCAGCCGGGAGCGACGGTCGAGTGGGTCTGGGACTCCGACGGCCACAACGTCGCACCCGACGGCATCCCGGACGGCGCCAGCTGGGAGGGCCACGAGCCCATCGAGAACAGCGGGTTCGAGTACAGCCACACGTTCGAGGGGCCGACCGGCGAGTACAACTACGTCTGCACGCCGCACGCCCAACTCGGCATGGTTGGTACTGTGGTCGTCAACGAGAGCGGACAGGCACCCAGTGGCGGAGGCGAAGGCGGCGCAGCCGGGCCCGACCCCCACGACATGGGGGTTCCGTTCCACCCGCACTTCGTGGGCATCGCGACCATCCTGATGATGCTCGTCTCGCTCGTCTACACGTTCTTCGTCCTCAAGTACGGCGAATCGTCGAACGCGAGCGCACCCAACAAGCAATAATATGTCCTCGAAAGGCTCCAACTACGGCGACATCCACCGGTACGAGCCCGCGCGCGAGAGCACGGCGGCCGCGATCGCCATCGTGTTGCTGACGCTCGTGGAGATCGCGTTCGTGGCGGTGTTCGCGTACGGCCTCATCACCGGCTGGGGCGTCGACCCCGTCGGGAACATGTACCTCGGGTTCCTCCTCGCGGCGATCTTCATCGACCTCTCGTTCGTCCTCCTCCTCTACCGCAAGGAGTTCCTGCCGGACGTGATGATCGTGAAGAAGCGCCGCCGCAAGTGGGAGGACCTCTACGTCCGCGAGGACCAGGCCGACGGCGTCTCCGCGGTCGGCGAC
Proteins encoded in this region:
- the mvaD gene encoding phosphomevalonate decarboxylase MvaD; the encoded protein is MKATARAHPIQGIVKYHGMRDEQLRLPYHDSISVCTAPSNTTTTVEFDPERDEDTYVIDGEVEDGSGADRIRKVVDEVRERAGVDHRVHVESVNNFQSNIGLGSSASGFAALARAATEAAGLDLSLPEISTIARRGSASAARAVTGGFSDLHTGLNDEDCRSERLDVPEEFVDDLRIVIAKVPSYKETGHAHAEAADSHMFEARLSHIHAQLAEARDALREGDFERVFETAEHDSLSLAATTMTGPSGWVYWKPDTIEVFDAVRELRSEEGVPAYFSTDTGATVYVNTRAEYADEVEEAIADCGVETDVWEVGGPATVLDESDALF
- the nth gene encoding endonuclease III; protein product: MGTPLDTREAQVEEVIDRLSDEYPDPEISLNFSNRLELLVAVILSAQCTDERVNKETAHLFETYESVEDYANADEEELAEDLNSITYYNSKAGYIKSAAQSMVEEHDGEVPDTMSELTDLSGVGRKTANVVLQHGHDITEGIVVDTHVQRISRRLGITEEERPEAIEEDLMPVVPREHWKNYTHWLISHGRDTCTARNPDCADCVLEDVCPSSKLDSDVDLADGSEW
- a CDS encoding helix-turn-helix domain-containing protein, which codes for MAGNRLLPSRSTVERGDGSRVVGIREDAADEVFEALSSSTAREILAALYEEPDTASSVAEDCDTSLQNATYHLEKLVDADLVEVADTWYSEQGREMKVYAPASESLVVFAADEASKPSLKERLMRVLGAVGVLGVASLVVQRLFGGRGAPTEYQSSGDGGAGAAATTEGGDVGIMNEQVTETANATTTVAESAQSTAQGLPPGALFFAGGLLVLAIVVGYVWYRGR
- a CDS encoding plastocyanin/azurin family copper-binding protein, producing the protein MKRRDFLKIATGSAGGAAAIGAAGARSSSTSAAVQEGEGNNTTSGNGTAENGTAQNGTEQSGDGEGESGDGELPGAGTTKTVTVGPGGNNVFEPETVYIQPGATVEWVWDSDGHNVAPDGIPDGASWEGHEPIENSGFEYSHTFEGPTGEYNYVCTPHAQLGMVGTVVVNESGQAPSGGGEGGAAGPDPHDMGVPFHPHFVGIATILMMLVSLVYTFFVLKYGESSNASAPNKQ